The proteins below are encoded in one region of Rhododendron vialii isolate Sample 1 chromosome 7a, ASM3025357v1:
- the LOC131333092 gene encoding 3-ketoacyl-CoA synthase 1: MGSTIEMEKERLTAEVAFKDDSSSVVIKIRRKLPDFLQSVKLKYVKLGYGNYSCNFGTVVMFIVVLPLFIATLVQLSGLRFDRIPDVWTSQTILVDTFTALLGSLVVLVFLLALYWAYRPIPVYLVDFACYKPDDERKMSVDSFMKMTEDSGGFEEETVQFQRRISTRSGLGDETYLPRGITSRPPNLCMKEARSEAESVLFGALDSLFSKTGVKSEEIGILIVNCSLFCPTPSLSSMIVNHYKLRPDIKSFNLGGMGCSAGVISVDLAKHLLKSNPNTYAVVVSTENITLNWYFGNDRSMLLCNCIFRMGGAAMLLSNKSKDRSRSKYELVHTVRTHRGADDNSYNCVYQREDDKGAVGVSLARELMAVAGDALKTNITTLGPLVLPFSEQLMFFLTLVKKKVLKKSKVKPYIPDFKLAFDHFCIHAGGRAVLDELQKNLDLSEWHMEPSRMTLHRFGNTSSSSLWYELAYTEAKGRVSKGDRVWQIAFGSGFKCNSAVWRALRAIPATELKGNPWADSVHRYPVTIPVS; encoded by the coding sequence atgggtagtACCATAGAGATGGAAAAGGAGAGATTAACAGCAGAGGTGGCGTTCAAGGACGACTCATCGTCAGTCGTCATCAAAATCCGGCGAAAATTACCGGATTTTCTACAGTCGGTGAAGCTCAAGTATGTGAAATTGGGATACGGTAATTACTCTTGCAACTTTGGCACTGTTGTTATGTTTATTGTTGTCTTACCTCTCTTCATAGCCACTCTGGTTCAGCTGTCCGGTCTAAGATTCGACCGAATTCCCGACGTATGGACTAGCCAAACAATACTTGTGGACACATTCACCGCCCTCCTCGGTTCTTTAGTCGTGTTGGTCTTCCTATTAGCCCTTTACTGGGCTTACCGGCCTATACCGGTCTATCTCGTCGATTTTGCCTGTTACAAACCCGACGACGAACGGAAAATGTCGGTTGACTCCTTCATGAAGATGACCGAGGACAGCGGTGGGTTCGAGGAAGAAACGGTTCAGTTCCAGAGGAGAATATCAACCCGGTCCGGTCTGGGTGACGAGACGTATCTACCCAGAGGGATTACCTCTAGACCCCCGAATTTGTGCATGAAAGAGGCCAGATCGGAGGCGGAGTCGGTCCTGTTTGGCGCACTCGACTCCCTGTTTTCGAAAACCGGAGTCAAAAGTGAAGAAATCGGGATTCTCATCGTCAATTGTAGCTTGTTCTGTCCGACTCCATCTCTGTCCTCCATGATAGTCAACCATTACAAGCTTAGACCGGATATCAAGAGCTTCAACCTAGGCGGAATGGGGTGCAGTGCAGGGGTGATATCCGTCGACCTAGCCAAACACCTACTAAAATCAAACCCTAACACCTATGCAGTGGTGGTGAGTACCGAAAACATAACACTGAATTGGTACTTCGGAAATGACCGCTCCATGCTACTGTGTAACTGCATATTCCGGATGGGGGGAGCCGCCATGCTGCTCTCGAACAAGTCTAAGGACAGGAGTCGGTCCAAGTACGAGCTAGTCCACACGGTTAGAACCCACAGAGGAGCCGATGACAACAGTTACAACTGCGTGTACCAGAGGGAGGATGATAAGGGAGCCGTTGGGGTTTCTCTGGCAAGAGAACTGATGGCGGTTGCAGGAGACGCTTTGAAAACCAACATAACCACATTGGGGCCGTTGGTGCTACCCTTTTCGGAGCAGCTCATGTTTTTCTTGACGCTGgtgaagaagaaggtattgaaaAAAAGCAAGGTGAAGCCTTACATACCTGATTTCAAGCTGGCTTTTGATCATTTCTGTATACATGCTGGGGGTAGAGCGGTGTTGGATGAGTTGCAGAAGAATTTGGATCTCAGTGAGTGGCACATGGAGCCCTCCAGGATGACCCTTCACCGTTTCGGGAACACCTCCAGCAGCTCCCTCTGGTACGAGCTTGCTTATACGGAGGCTAAGGGCCGGGTTTCAAAAGGGGACCGGGTTTGGCAGATTGCTTTTGGCTCGGGCTTCAAGTGCAACAGCGCCGTTTGGAGGGCTCTTAGGGCGATTCCTGCTACTGAGTTGAAAGGTAACCCCTGGGCTGACTCGGTTCATAGGTATCCGGTCACCATTCCCGTTTCATAA